From Cellulosimicrobium cellulans, the proteins below share one genomic window:
- a CDS encoding tRNA (cytidine(34)-2'-O)-methyltransferase translates to MPHVVFYEPRIPGNTGNAIRLAAVTGARLHLVEPLGFDLDEPKLRRAGLDYHDLAAVEVHADLDAALATLPGRVFAFTTRATTSFTDVTYRPDDVLLFGPEPTGLPDDVLAHERITDQLKIPMLPGRRSLNLTNAASIAVYEAWRQTGFTGGA, encoded by the coding sequence CTGCCCCACGTGGTGTTCTACGAGCCGCGCATCCCCGGCAACACGGGCAACGCGATCCGCCTCGCGGCGGTGACCGGGGCGCGTCTGCACCTCGTCGAGCCGCTCGGGTTCGACCTGGACGAGCCCAAGCTGCGCCGCGCGGGTCTCGACTACCACGACCTCGCGGCCGTCGAGGTCCACGCGGACCTGGACGCCGCGCTCGCGACCCTTCCCGGCCGGGTCTTCGCGTTCACGACGCGCGCGACGACGTCGTTCACCGACGTGACCTACCGGCCGGACGACGTCCTGCTGTTCGGCCCCGAGCCGACGGGGCTGCCCGACGACGTGCTCGCCCACGAGCGGATCACCGACCAGCTCAAGATCCCCATGCTCCCCGGGCGCCGCTCCCTCAACCTCACCAACGCGGCCTCGATCGCCGTCTACGAGGCGTGGCGGCAGACGGGGTTCACCGGCGGCGCGTGA
- a CDS encoding YybH family protein, whose product MAEAVHREAVTAWVAAYEVAWRASDTTAVGRLFTPDATYLRSPYDEEPLRGHEEIRGFWTADEGATFRVTAEPVAVEWPDAVVRLEVRYLAPEEQEYRDLWVLRFAPDGRVAHFEEWPYWPGRTYTASDGS is encoded by the coding sequence GTGGCCGAGGCCGTCCACCGCGAGGCCGTGACGGCCTGGGTCGCCGCGTACGAGGTGGCGTGGCGCGCGAGCGACACGACCGCCGTCGGGCGGCTGTTCACCCCGGACGCGACGTACCTGCGCTCGCCCTACGACGAGGAGCCGCTGCGCGGCCACGAGGAGATCCGCGGCTTCTGGACCGCGGACGAGGGCGCGACCTTCAGGGTGACGGCGGAACCCGTCGCGGTCGAGTGGCCGGACGCGGTCGTGCGCCTCGAGGTCCGGTACCTCGCGCCGGAGGAGCAGGAGTACCGCGACCTGTGGGTGCTCCGGTTCGCGCCCGACGGGCGCGTGGCGCACTTCGAGGAGTGGCCGTACTGGCCCGGGAGGACGTACACGGCGTCCGACGGGTCGTAG
- a CDS encoding RNA polymerase sigma factor, with protein MSAPDAGAGPGVGPSQTDPGRRAVEAVWRIESARIVGALARYTGDFALAEDVAQEALAEALVAWPRDGVPRNPSGWLLTVGRRRAIDAFRRRAALDERYASLAHGLGEGAVVTGGPPSDPTGGAGADLPWDPDQVDDDVLALMFVACHPVLSPEARVALTLRVVGGLSSDEVARAFLVPTATVQARITRAKKTLAAAGVPFGVPPADERRERLGSVLHVLYVIFTEGSTATTGEDWLRPDLAHEALRLARVLAGLVPDEHEAHSLVALLELTAARFPARTTSDGEPVLLADQDRRHWDRSAIRRGRAALARADAVGPPGHGRGAYGLQAAIAECHAVAPSVDETDWDRVVLLYEALGRLAPSPVVELNRAVAVAMAHGPAAALPIVDELVATDRLPGFHLLPSVRAELLGRLGRVEEARAEYELAVRLCPNAREQDLLRRKAAALGA; from the coding sequence GTGAGCGCGCCCGACGCGGGCGCCGGTCCGGGTGTCGGCCCGAGTCAGACCGACCCGGGCCGGCGCGCGGTCGAGGCCGTGTGGCGCATCGAGTCCGCACGGATCGTCGGGGCGCTCGCCCGGTACACCGGCGACTTCGCGCTCGCCGAGGACGTCGCCCAGGAGGCGCTCGCCGAGGCGCTCGTCGCGTGGCCCCGCGACGGCGTGCCGCGCAACCCCTCCGGGTGGCTCCTCACGGTCGGCAGGCGTCGCGCGATCGACGCGTTCCGCCGCCGTGCCGCCCTCGACGAGCGCTACGCGTCCCTCGCCCACGGCCTGGGCGAGGGCGCCGTCGTGACCGGTGGGCCGCCGTCGGACCCCACGGGCGGGGCGGGCGCCGACCTGCCGTGGGACCCCGACCAGGTCGACGACGACGTGCTGGCCCTCATGTTCGTCGCGTGCCACCCGGTGCTCTCGCCCGAGGCGCGCGTCGCGCTCACCCTGCGCGTGGTCGGCGGCCTCTCGAGCGACGAGGTCGCGCGCGCGTTCCTCGTGCCCACCGCGACGGTCCAGGCCCGCATCACGCGCGCCAAGAAGACCCTCGCCGCGGCCGGCGTGCCGTTCGGCGTCCCCCCGGCGGACGAGCGGCGCGAGCGCCTCGGCTCCGTCCTCCACGTCCTGTACGTGATCTTCACGGAGGGGTCCACGGCCACGACCGGCGAGGACTGGCTGCGCCCCGACCTCGCCCACGAGGCGCTCCGGCTCGCGCGCGTCCTCGCGGGCCTGGTCCCCGACGAGCACGAGGCGCACTCGCTCGTCGCGCTCCTCGAGCTCACCGCCGCGCGGTTCCCCGCCCGCACGACGTCCGACGGCGAACCCGTCCTGCTCGCCGACCAGGACCGACGGCACTGGGACCGGTCCGCGATCCGGCGCGGCCGCGCGGCGCTCGCCCGCGCCGACGCGGTGGGGCCGCCCGGCCACGGCCGCGGCGCCTACGGCCTCCAGGCCGCGATCGCCGAGTGCCACGCGGTGGCCCCTTCGGTCGACGAGACGGACTGGGACCGCGTCGTGCTCCTCTACGAGGCGCTGGGGCGGCTCGCGCCGTCGCCCGTGGTCGAGCTCAACCGGGCCGTGGCCGTGGCGATGGCGCACGGCCCGGCGGCGGCGCTGCCGATCGTCGACGAGCTCGTCGCGACCGACCGCCTGCCCGGGTTCCACCTCCTGCCGAGCGTGCGCGCCGAGCTGCTCGGCCGCCTCGGCCGCGTCGAGGAGGCGCGCGCGGAGTACGAGCTCGCCGTGCGGCTGTGCCCCAACGCGCGCGAGCAGGACCTGCTGCGCCGCAAGGCGGCCGCGCTCGGGGCGTGA
- a CDS encoding YciI family protein, with translation MKYMLIMRGSDESQAAFEDVSFDEMLETIGRFNDELIRAGVLLAAEGLDDAGQGVVVDLSADVPVVTDGPYGETKELFGGYYVLDVASKEEAVEWAKRLPYSGPGAKVEVRRVTTIDEFPQDNEWIRKERAWREATGQL, from the coding sequence ATGAAGTACATGCTCATCATGCGTGGCAGCGACGAGAGCCAGGCGGCGTTCGAGGACGTCTCGTTCGACGAGATGCTCGAGACCATCGGGCGGTTCAACGACGAGCTCATCCGGGCGGGCGTCCTGCTCGCGGCCGAGGGGCTGGACGACGCCGGGCAGGGCGTGGTCGTCGACCTCTCGGCCGACGTGCCCGTCGTGACCGACGGCCCGTACGGGGAGACCAAGGAGCTGTTCGGCGGCTACTACGTCCTCGACGTCGCGTCCAAGGAGGAGGCCGTCGAGTGGGCCAAGCGGCTCCCGTACTCCGGCCCCGGGGCCAAGGTCGAGGTCCGCCGCGTCACGACCATCGACGAGTTCCCGCAGGACAACGAGTGGATCCGCAAGGAGCGGGCGTGGCGCGAGGCGACCGGCCAGCTGTGA
- a CDS encoding LysR family transcriptional regulator — translation MLDVHRLRIFRSVVASGSVQAAAATLGYTPSAVSQHVAALQRETGLTLLERAGRGVRPTASGLALAAQADGVLARLGEAEAVVADLRAGRTGSLSLAYFASVGAAWLPHVVRRLTADFPGVRLDLSLRETIPDDPDERADVQLVVAPRGFDPGSGFRTHHLLDDPYVVVLRDDHHLAHRDEVELVELRDERWVDNDFARGWCRRNLVEACTAAGFSPPFHVEAHDYPTAIAFVGAGVGVTVLPALGAAHLPPGLLAVPVVRPAPVRSIHAVLRDAVVGTPPARAVLDTLHEVAGARVDLAGSRST, via the coding sequence ATGCTGGACGTCCACCGCCTGCGGATCTTCCGCTCCGTCGTCGCGAGCGGGTCGGTCCAGGCCGCCGCCGCCACGCTCGGGTACACGCCGTCCGCCGTGAGCCAGCACGTCGCCGCGCTCCAGCGCGAGACCGGCCTCACGCTGCTCGAACGGGCCGGCCGCGGCGTGCGGCCCACCGCGTCCGGGCTCGCGCTCGCGGCCCAGGCCGACGGCGTGCTCGCGCGCCTCGGCGAGGCCGAGGCCGTCGTCGCGGACCTGCGCGCGGGACGGACCGGCTCGCTCTCGCTCGCCTACTTCGCGTCGGTGGGCGCCGCCTGGCTGCCGCACGTCGTGCGCCGGCTCACGGCCGACTTCCCCGGCGTCCGTCTCGACCTGTCGCTGCGCGAGACCATCCCGGACGACCCCGACGAGCGGGCGGACGTCCAGCTCGTCGTCGCGCCGCGCGGGTTCGACCCCGGGAGCGGGTTCCGGACGCACCACCTGCTCGACGACCCGTACGTCGTCGTGCTGCGCGACGACCACCACCTGGCGCACCGGGACGAGGTCGAGCTCGTCGAGCTGCGCGACGAGCGCTGGGTCGACAACGACTTCGCGCGCGGCTGGTGCCGCCGCAACCTCGTCGAGGCGTGCACGGCCGCCGGGTTCAGCCCGCCGTTCCACGTCGAGGCGCACGACTATCCCACGGCGATCGCGTTCGTCGGCGCCGGGGTCGGGGTCACGGTCCTGCCCGCTCTCGGCGCCGCGCACCTGCCGCCCGGGCTGCTCGCCGTCCCCGTGGTCCGGCCCGCACCGGTGCGCTCGATCCACGCCGTGCTGCGCGACGCCGTGGTCGGAACGCCCCCGGCCCGGGCCGTCCTCGACACGCTCCACGAGGTCGCGGGTGCTCGTGTCGATCTCGCGGGTTCCCGTTCGACCTGA
- a CDS encoding DMT family transporter, whose amino-acid sequence MTAPETAAPSVVDPSDAAPGPLPGAAPVPRAGVLVVAAVAVTVVLWASAFIGVRAAGHDYAPGALALGRQLAGSVGLTVIVAVRWWRSGRRPVLPRGRVLVAVLAWGVGWFSLYNLALNAAEQHLDAGTTALLVNVAPVLVAVLAGLLLGEGFPRRLLVGMAAAFAGVAVIAAATSSGDRDVVGVALGLAAAVLYAGAATSQKRLLARVDALTMTWVGCLAGTVALLPFAPALAADAGSAPASSTWAVVLLGLGPTAVAFTTWGYALSRLSAGRAAATTYLVPPIVVVLSWLVLAEVPAPVTLAGGALCLAGVAVATLPRRRVGPAPRVPDAGA is encoded by the coding sequence GTGACCGCACCCGAGACCGCCGCCCCGTCCGTCGTCGACCCGTCCGACGCCGCGCCGGGACCCCTTCCTGGCGCTGCGCCCGTGCCGAGGGCTGGGGTGCTGGTCGTCGCGGCCGTCGCCGTCACGGTGGTGCTGTGGGCGTCGGCGTTCATCGGCGTCCGCGCCGCCGGGCACGACTACGCCCCAGGCGCGCTCGCGCTCGGCCGCCAGCTCGCGGGCAGCGTCGGGCTCACCGTCATCGTCGCCGTGCGGTGGTGGCGGAGCGGGCGCCGGCCCGTCCTCCCGCGCGGTCGCGTGCTCGTCGCCGTCCTCGCGTGGGGCGTGGGGTGGTTCAGCCTCTACAACCTCGCGCTCAACGCCGCCGAGCAGCACCTCGACGCGGGGACGACGGCGCTGCTCGTCAACGTCGCGCCCGTCCTCGTCGCGGTCCTCGCGGGCCTGCTGCTCGGGGAGGGCTTCCCACGTCGCCTCCTCGTGGGCATGGCCGCGGCGTTCGCCGGGGTGGCCGTCATCGCCGCGGCGACGTCCTCGGGGGACCGCGACGTCGTCGGGGTCGCGCTCGGCCTCGCGGCCGCGGTCCTCTACGCGGGTGCCGCGACGTCGCAGAAGCGGCTGCTCGCACGCGTCGACGCGCTGACGATGACGTGGGTCGGGTGCCTCGCGGGCACCGTCGCGCTCCTGCCGTTCGCCCCGGCGCTCGCCGCCGACGCCGGGTCGGCTCCGGCGTCGTCCACGTGGGCCGTCGTGCTCCTCGGGCTCGGCCCGACGGCCGTCGCCTTCACGACGTGGGGGTACGCGCTCTCGCGCCTCAGCGCGGGTCGCGCGGCGGCGACCACGTATCTCGTCCCGCCGATCGTCGTGGTGCTGTCCTGGCTCGTGCTCGCGGAGGTCCCGGCGCCGGTCACCCTCGCGGGCGGCGCGCTGTGCCTCGCCGGGGTCGCGGTCGCGACGCTCCCGCGGCGGCGGGTCGGCCCGGCGCCGCGGGTGCCGGACGCCGGAGCCTGA
- a CDS encoding hydroxyacid dehydrogenase — MTGAPGVETVAEPGPGTEARAVVAVAPWLRAELFAPDAWERLAGAGPFDVVDDPRALGAALDRLSPAARERVDALVISWGTPPLDADLLDRLPGLRLVAHTGASVKPFVTPALWARGVRVTQAGQAMARPVAEVSVTFALALLHQVPAFHNALHDGVPWADAEAAPPRYEIAGTRVGVVGASRTGRAAIAVLRALGAEVVVADPTLSPADAAALGATLVGLHELLATSRVTMLHAPVLPETHHLLGAHELALLPDHAGLVNTARSWLTDEHALVRELASGRISAALDVYDAEPLPEDHPLRRLRNVLLTPHHAAATVQGRLGQGAIVVDELARFRAGEPLVHEVREADLDRMG, encoded by the coding sequence ATGACCGGCGCGCCCGGCGTGGAGACCGTCGCGGAGCCTGGTCCGGGAACCGAGGCCCGCGCGGTCGTCGCGGTCGCGCCGTGGCTGCGCGCCGAGCTGTTCGCCCCGGACGCGTGGGAGCGCCTGGCCGGTGCGGGACCGTTCGACGTCGTCGACGACCCGCGAGCGCTCGGCGCCGCGCTCGACCGGCTGAGCCCCGCGGCGCGGGAGCGTGTCGACGCGCTCGTGATCTCCTGGGGCACGCCGCCCCTGGACGCAGACCTCCTGGACCGGCTCCCCGGGCTGCGGCTCGTCGCGCACACGGGCGCCTCCGTCAAGCCGTTCGTCACGCCCGCGCTGTGGGCTCGCGGGGTCCGCGTGACGCAGGCGGGCCAGGCGATGGCGCGACCGGTCGCGGAGGTCTCGGTGACGTTCGCGCTCGCGCTGCTGCACCAGGTCCCGGCGTTCCACAACGCCCTGCACGACGGCGTCCCGTGGGCCGACGCGGAGGCCGCACCCCCGCGGTACGAGATCGCGGGCACGCGCGTCGGCGTCGTCGGGGCGTCGCGCACCGGGCGCGCGGCGATCGCGGTGCTGCGCGCGCTCGGCGCGGAGGTCGTGGTCGCCGACCCGACCCTCTCCCCCGCCGACGCCGCCGCGCTCGGCGCGACGCTCGTCGGGCTCCACGAGCTCCTCGCGACGAGCCGCGTCACGATGCTGCACGCGCCCGTCCTGCCCGAGACCCACCACCTGCTGGGCGCGCACGAGCTCGCGCTCCTGCCCGACCACGCCGGGCTGGTCAACACCGCGCGGTCGTGGCTCACGGACGAGCACGCGCTCGTCCGGGAGCTCGCGAGCGGGCGGATCAGCGCCGCGCTCGACGTCTACGACGCCGAGCCGCTGCCCGAGGACCACCCGCTGCGCCGCCTGCGGAACGTGCTCCTCACGCCGCACCACGCCGCCGCGACCGTGCAGGGCCGGCTCGGGCAGGGCGCGATCGTCGTCGACGAGCTCGCCCGCTTCCGCGCCGGGGAGCCGCTGGTCCACGAGGTGCGCGAGGCCGACCTCGACCGCATGGGCTGA